In the uncultured Methanobacterium sp. genome, one interval contains:
- the hpt gene encoding hypoxanthine/guanine phosphoribosyltransferase, which translates to MLEKLIKSLIEAPVVKKGEYDYFVHPITDGVPLVEADLLQEVAEAVSQFGNLDVDKIVCVEAMGIHLATAISLLTNIPFVVVRKRSYGLDGEVAVHQTTGYSEGELYVNGLSKGDRVFLVDDVVSTGGTMTAVIKALQRIETEIVDVIAIIEKGEGREFVERETGIKVNTLVRANVINGKVVVEKITAGQHD; encoded by the coding sequence ATGCTGGAAAAGCTAATAAAAAGTCTTATTGAAGCCCCTGTTGTGAAAAAAGGCGAATATGATTATTTTGTACATCCCATAACTGATGGTGTTCCCCTGGTTGAAGCTGATTTACTCCAAGAAGTGGCAGAAGCAGTTTCACAGTTTGGAAACTTGGATGTGGATAAAATTGTCTGTGTGGAAGCCATGGGCATCCACCTGGCAACTGCTATTTCACTACTCACCAACATACCATTTGTTGTGGTTAGAAAACGTTCTTATGGTCTGGATGGGGAAGTAGCTGTTCACCAGACAACTGGATACAGTGAAGGTGAATTGTACGTTAATGGTTTAAGTAAGGGGGATCGTGTGTTCCTGGTGGATGATGTAGTCAGCACCGGGGGGACCATGACCGCTGTGATTAAAGCTCTTCAACGCATAGAAACAGAGATCGTGGACGTAATAGCCATCATTGAAAAAGGTGAGGGCCGGGAATTCGTGGAGAGAGAAACTGGAATTAAGGTGAACACCCTGGTACGGGCCAATGTTATAAATGGTAAAGTAGTGGTAGAGAAAATCACTGCCGGGCAGCATGATTAG
- a CDS encoding CBS domain-containing protein: MYLSDLIKKPVLNPNGEKIGKLKDVIVSSETSYPIIKAIAVNTSGKTVKNVPCKCIGDIGNKIILKIPVNDIEEYKILNNDIKLINNVLDRQVVDIEDKKIRRVNDLKLSAKNGHYHVIGVDIGIHGILKRLSLSRIAKPLGIDSREDLISWKDIDALNSDYSNLKLKVPKQKLKKLHPADIADIVDQLGLNESITILNSLDDEAAADALEEVSPERQVILLEGMESQRAAELLDEMSPDDAADLLADLPDDKAEELLDLMEPEESEDLRKLLEYPENTAGGVMTTEFAAVEEGLTVQQVLDSLREMAKNVETIYYVYVLSKNGDLVGVVSIREIILSDPHIKISDFMQTDVIKVDVMEEQHEVAQKIAKYNLIALPVVENDKIRGIITVDDAIDIVLPTAWKKRVPRMFGR, encoded by the coding sequence ATGTACCTAAGTGATTTAATAAAAAAACCAGTGCTAAACCCCAATGGAGAAAAAATAGGGAAATTGAAAGATGTTATAGTATCATCGGAAACAAGTTACCCCATAATAAAAGCCATAGCAGTGAATACTTCGGGAAAAACTGTAAAAAATGTTCCCTGTAAATGTATTGGGGATATTGGGAATAAAATAATCCTAAAAATCCCGGTTAATGATATTGAAGAATATAAAATTTTAAATAATGATATTAAACTTATTAATAATGTTTTAGACAGACAAGTGGTTGATATTGAGGATAAAAAGATCAGACGAGTTAATGATCTCAAATTATCAGCTAAAAATGGTCATTATCATGTTATTGGTGTTGATATAGGTATTCACGGTATTTTGAAAAGATTAAGTTTGAGCCGTATTGCCAAACCTCTGGGTATAGATTCCAGGGAAGATCTCATTTCCTGGAAGGATATTGATGCATTGAACAGTGATTATTCTAATTTAAAACTCAAAGTCCCTAAACAGAAGCTTAAAAAGCTTCACCCTGCAGATATCGCGGATATTGTGGACCAATTGGGACTTAATGAGTCTATAACAATTTTGAATTCCCTGGATGATGAGGCAGCTGCTGATGCCCTGGAGGAAGTTTCCCCGGAAAGGCAGGTTATACTCCTGGAGGGGATGGAAAGCCAGAGGGCGGCAGAACTTTTAGATGAGATGTCTCCAGATGATGCAGCTGACCTTCTTGCTGATCTACCGGATGATAAGGCAGAAGAACTGCTGGATCTCATGGAACCTGAAGAATCTGAAGACTTGCGTAAATTACTGGAATACCCTGAGAACACTGCAGGTGGGGTTATGACTACTGAATTTGCTGCTGTGGAAGAGGGCCTCACTGTTCAACAGGTCCTGGATTCATTGAGAGAAATGGCTAAAAACGTTGAAACCATATACTATGTCTACGTTCTTTCAAAAAACGGCGATTTAGTAGGAGTAGTTTCTATAAGGGAAATTATACTCTCTGATCCTCATATAAAGATATCTGATTTCATGCAAACTGATGTCATTAAAGTTGATGTAATGGAAGAACAGCATGAAGTTGCCCAGAAAATTGCAAAATACAACCTTATAGCCCTTCCGGTGGTTGAAAATGATAAAATAAGGGGCATAATCACAGTTGATGATGCAATAGACATTGTTTTACCCACCGCCTGGAAAAAACGAGTCCCTCGAATGTTCGGAAGATAA
- a CDS encoding Zn-ribbon domain-containing OB-fold protein — protein MKDIVRGWRHISQRYNLIGSKCLQCGEVFFPMRVICPKCRRKGKLEPIKFSGNGKIMSYSVIHTPTDEFKNISPYAVAIIELEEGAKITSQIVDCNTDNIEIGLEVELVFRKIREEGDEGVISYGYKFKLKQ, from the coding sequence ATGAAAGATATTGTAAGAGGTTGGCGTCACATTTCCCAAAGATATAATCTCATCGGATCAAAGTGTTTACAATGCGGTGAAGTATTCTTCCCCATGAGAGTTATCTGCCCCAAATGCAGACGAAAAGGTAAATTAGAACCCATTAAATTCAGTGGAAATGGGAAAATTATGAGTTACTCTGTTATACACACACCAACAGATGAATTCAAGAATATATCACCTTATGCTGTAGCTATTATTGAACTGGAAGAAGGAGCCAAAATTACCAGCCAAATAGTGGATTGTAACACTGATAACATTGAAATAGGTCTAGAAGTAGAGTTAGTATTCCGTAAAATCCGAGAAGAAGGCGATGAAGGAGTCATATCCTATGGTTACAAATTCAAACTCAAACAGTAA
- a CDS encoding RNA polymerase Rpb4 family protein produces MIGKKVLETDPIPLAKVKPLLEEREKVHELSYEQNLALDHVTKLSKISVENAEKLVGELEETIKKTQAIKIADVMPEDMDDMRLIFAKERGSHKKEELENILKIVNKYREED; encoded by the coding sequence ATGATTGGGAAAAAAGTTCTTGAAACAGATCCAATACCCCTGGCTAAAGTCAAGCCACTCTTAGAAGAGCGAGAAAAAGTTCATGAACTAAGTTATGAACAGAATCTGGCCCTGGATCACGTCACCAAACTCTCCAAAATATCTGTGGAGAATGCAGAGAAGCTAGTTGGTGAACTGGAAGAGACCATCAAAAAGACCCAGGCCATTAAAATAGCTGATGTCATGCCAGAAGATATGGATGACATGCGACTGATTTTCGCCAAGGAGAGGGGATCCCATAAGAAGGAAGAACTTGAGAATATACTTAAAATAGTGAATAAATACCGGGAAGAAGACTAA
- a CDS encoding signal recognition particle protein Srp54, giving the protein MLGNLGKNLTKTMKKLAGMTIIDEEVVKEVIKDIQRALIQSDVNIKLVLNLSKKIEDRALNEEPPKGVTAKEHVIKIVYEELVHLLGDKAAEVEIDKKPYKILFVGLQGSGKTTTIGKIARYLQKKGFNPALICTDTWRPAAYEQLRQLTESLNLPLYGDPDNKDALDLARKGLKEFKKQDLIIVDTAGRHKEEKDLLDEMEQISAVVEPDEVMLVIDGTIGQQAKDQALAFSKTTKIGSIVITKLDGSAKGGGALSAVAEIGAPIKFIGTGERIEDLEVFDPERFISRLLGMGDIRSLIERAEEIAEEDVDAEAMDAMLSGKFTLKDMYSQFEMMNKMGPMQQVMNMLPGMGNKLPKNASQVTEEKLGKYKILMDSMTEQELTHPEIIKQSRVKRIARGSGMRNEDVKELLKYYQVTKKAIKGFGKRKMGGPMGQMMRQMMR; this is encoded by the coding sequence ATGTTAGGGAACCTGGGTAAAAATCTGACCAAAACCATGAAGAAATTGGCCGGGATGACCATTATCGATGAAGAAGTGGTCAAAGAGGTCATTAAAGATATTCAAAGGGCTTTAATTCAGTCTGATGTTAACATTAAACTGGTTCTGAATCTCTCTAAAAAAATAGAGGATAGGGCCTTGAATGAAGAACCCCCCAAAGGGGTTACCGCCAAGGAACATGTTATTAAAATTGTTTACGAGGAACTGGTCCATCTCTTAGGAGATAAAGCTGCAGAAGTTGAAATTGACAAGAAACCCTACAAAATACTCTTTGTAGGACTGCAGGGAAGTGGTAAAACCACCACCATTGGAAAAATAGCCAGATACTTGCAGAAAAAAGGTTTCAACCCCGCATTAATCTGTACTGACACCTGGAGGCCTGCAGCCTATGAACAGTTACGTCAACTCACAGAAAGTCTGAACTTACCCCTTTACGGAGACCCTGATAACAAGGATGCTCTTGATCTGGCCCGTAAAGGTTTAAAAGAGTTTAAAAAGCAGGACCTTATAATTGTAGACACTGCCGGACGCCATAAAGAGGAAAAGGACCTCCTTGATGAAATGGAACAGATATCAGCAGTGGTGGAGCCTGATGAAGTTATGCTGGTCATTGATGGTACCATAGGTCAGCAAGCCAAGGACCAAGCCCTTGCTTTTAGTAAAACCACCAAAATTGGATCTATTGTAATAACCAAACTGGATGGGTCAGCTAAGGGAGGAGGCGCCTTATCAGCAGTGGCCGAGATAGGAGCCCCCATCAAATTCATTGGAACTGGTGAACGCATTGAAGATCTGGAAGTTTTCGATCCTGAACGTTTCATCTCTCGGTTACTGGGAATGGGAGACATTAGAAGTCTCATTGAACGTGCCGAGGAAATTGCCGAGGAAGATGTTGACGCTGAAGCCATGGATGCCATGCTCAGTGGTAAGTTCACCCTGAAGGATATGTACAGCCAGTTTGAGATGATGAATAAAATGGGCCCCATGCAACAGGTAATGAACATGCTCCCCGGCATGGGCAATAAATTACCCAAAAACGCCTCCCAGGTAACTGAAGAGAAACTGGGCAAGTACAAGATCCTGATGGATTCCATGACTGAACAGGAATTAACCCATCCCGAAATTATCAAACAGTCCCGGGTTAAAAGAATTGCACGTGGTTCTGGGATGCGTAATGAGGATGTTAAGGAGCTTTTAAAGTATTACCAGGTTACTAAAAAGGCAATTAAGGGTTTCGGAAAACGTAAGATGGGCGGACCCATGGGACAGATGATGCGCCAGATGATGCGGTGA
- a CDS encoding DUF655 domain-containing protein, which translates to MEDYAIILDYLPLGYVKEGSNSYKRKPVAQAIGTEEFTLLELTPKENVNLDIHEKVYIGAEKRDKIARVNRRLPFNKMTSTARIEVNYVIEEIIKEKEDKFVQFFNEAGPISTRLHQIELLPGIGKKHMWDIIQARKEAPFQDFEDVKKRVPMLSDPVKLIAKRIHLELEAAEDRKGKKKYILFTRPPKRKF; encoded by the coding sequence ATGGAGGATTATGCTATTATCTTGGACTATCTACCTCTGGGTTATGTTAAAGAGGGATCAAATTCCTATAAACGTAAACCTGTGGCTCAGGCAATTGGTACAGAAGAATTCACCCTGTTAGAGTTAACTCCCAAAGAAAACGTGAACCTGGATATCCATGAAAAGGTTTACATTGGGGCAGAAAAAAGAGACAAAATTGCCAGGGTTAATCGTAGATTACCCTTTAACAAAATGACTTCAACTGCCAGAATAGAGGTAAATTACGTCATTGAAGAAATTATAAAAGAAAAAGAAGACAAATTTGTCCAATTCTTCAACGAAGCAGGCCCCATATCTACCCGTTTACATCAAATTGAACTACTACCAGGTATTGGTAAAAAGCACATGTGGGACATTATACAGGCCCGGAAGGAAGCACCTTTCCAGGACTTTGAGGATGTTAAAAAACGAGTTCCCATGTTATCTGACCCAGTTAAGCTCATTGCTAAAAGAATTCACCTGGAACTGGAAGCCGCGGAAGATAGGAAAGGTAAAAAGAAATACATTCTATTTACCAGACCTCCAAAACGTAAATTTTAA
- a CDS encoding Nramp family divalent metal transporter — MDYSIFRRIFKSPAVISFIIFLSVMGPGIITANVDNDAGGITTYSLAGSQFGYDLLWTFIPMIIALAVIQEMGVRMGIVSGKGLADLIREKVGIKLTFLMMVALLLANFGNVLAEFSGIAVSTGIFNVPRFIALPLAAFFVWLLVVKGTYKSVEKVFLLASALYFSYIIAGFLAQPDWGLAAQSMIMPKISLDAAYITMVIGLVGTTIAPWMMFYIQSSVVEKGISLKNLKYSKMDAILGAIVVNIVAFFIVIACAATIHPTGIQVNNVADVSMALAPLAGQYASILFAFGFLNASLFAASILPLSTAYYVCESLGFEAGVSKSFREAPVFHGLYLGLIITAVIIILIPSVPLLSILYLSQVANGILLPFVLILMLLIINDKKIMGEHVNSRLFNIIAVATVIIVMGLSIGLLATFFLG; from the coding sequence ATGGATTATTCAATTTTCCGCAGGATATTCAAGAGCCCGGCTGTTATCAGCTTCATAATATTCCTTTCGGTAATGGGGCCCGGTATTATTACTGCCAACGTGGACAATGATGCCGGAGGCATAACCACCTATTCTCTGGCAGGTTCACAGTTTGGATACGATCTTCTGTGGACATTCATCCCCATGATCATAGCATTGGCTGTGATTCAGGAAATGGGGGTGCGTATGGGTATAGTTTCGGGGAAGGGACTGGCAGATCTCATACGTGAAAAAGTGGGGATTAAACTCACTTTTTTGATGATGGTTGCCCTGCTTTTAGCTAACTTTGGAAACGTCTTGGCCGAATTTTCAGGTATTGCCGTAAGTACTGGTATATTTAACGTTCCCCGTTTCATAGCCCTGCCCCTGGCAGCCTTTTTTGTCTGGTTGCTGGTGGTTAAAGGGACCTACAAAAGTGTGGAAAAAGTGTTTTTACTGGCTTCAGCCCTTTATTTCTCATATATCATTGCTGGATTCCTGGCACAACCCGACTGGGGATTAGCCGCTCAGAGCATGATAATGCCTAAGATAAGTCTTGATGCTGCTTACATTACCATGGTGATCGGTCTGGTTGGAACCACCATCGCCCCCTGGATGATGTTCTACATCCAATCCTCGGTGGTGGAAAAAGGAATCAGTTTAAAGAATCTCAAATATTCCAAAATGGATGCTATTTTAGGAGCCATAGTGGTGAATATTGTGGCCTTTTTCATTGTCATTGCCTGCGCAGCCACCATACATCCTACTGGTATCCAGGTAAACAATGTAGCCGATGTTTCAATGGCATTAGCCCCGCTGGCAGGCCAATACGCAAGCATATTATTTGCATTTGGATTTTTAAACGCCTCACTATTTGCGGCCAGTATCTTACCCCTATCAACAGCTTACTATGTCTGTGAAAGTCTTGGATTTGAGGCGGGTGTATCTAAAAGTTTCAGGGAAGCCCCGGTGTTTCATGGATTGTATTTAGGCTTGATTATAACCGCGGTAATAATAATTCTCATCCCTTCTGTTCCATTGTTATCTATTCTGTATTTGTCTCAAGTGGCAAATGGTATACTCCTGCCATTTGTACTGATATTGATGTTACTTATCATAAACGACAAGAAAATCATGGGAGAACACGTAAACAGCAGACTTTTTAACATAATAGCTGTGGCAACAGTTATAATTGTAATGGGATTAAGTATTGGGCTGTTGGCTACCTTTTTCCTTGGGTGA
- a CDS encoding carboxymuconolactone decarboxylase family protein yields MKKMGETNNTNRDGPRIDGPRRYGPSRDVNDRNGAEKDGPESDGINNTAINPFQLFQNEFPELAGRFNDLVDAQRSLKGMDPKTKQLVNIAIQTANRNPMGVKMHAQMAKSQGASRDEILGAVVMNLHLSGLSTVLDCLPAALEGLESVKE; encoded by the coding sequence ATGAAAAAAATGGGTGAAACAAACAACACTAATAGGGATGGACCTAGGATAGATGGACCGAGAAGATATGGGCCTAGTAGGGATGTAAATGATAGAAATGGAGCTGAAAAAGATGGGCCTGAAAGTGATGGAATTAACAACACTGCAATAAATCCTTTCCAACTATTTCAGAATGAATTTCCAGAATTAGCAGGACGTTTCAATGACCTGGTTGATGCCCAGCGTTCTCTTAAAGGAATGGATCCAAAAACCAAGCAACTGGTTAATATAGCCATCCAGACTGCTAACCGTAACCCTATGGGAGTTAAAATGCATGCCCAGATGGCTAAGAGTCAGGGCGCATCCCGGGACGAGATTTTAGGAGCTGTGGTTATGAATCTTCATCTTTCAGGATTGTCAACTGTACTGGATTGCCTTCCAGCTGCCCTGGAAGGTTTGGAATCTGTAAAAGAGTAA
- the rsmA gene encoding 16S rRNA (adenine(1518)-N(6)/adenine(1519)-N(6))-dimethyltransferase RsmA yields MLAQETSQLLKKHQIRLDRRKGQNYLINDHILARIIENADLKYSDVVLEIGAGIGTLTIPLARKTSKVVAFEQDKKVARVLRERLHELGISNVEVLEGDATKIDFPYFNKVVSNLPYQISSPITFKLLKYNFDYAILMYQLEFAQRMVAQPGESNYSRLSVMMNLCTHTELLFKVPQNAFLPPPRISSAVIKLVPQKNPHVDKFFANTCRALFQHKKKKSGKALLQSFHEISSLDLDRSTIRDIILKLDPKLTEERVFKLKEEEILTISRELKKLMEGYDEKNG; encoded by the coding sequence ATGTTGGCCCAAGAAACCTCTCAACTGTTAAAAAAGCATCAGATAAGGTTAGATCGGAGGAAAGGCCAAAATTACCTCATCAATGATCATATTTTAGCCAGGATTATTGAAAATGCGGATCTCAAATATTCCGATGTTGTACTGGAGATCGGAGCGGGTATCGGTACTTTAACCATTCCCTTGGCTAGAAAAACTTCTAAAGTGGTTGCTTTTGAGCAGGATAAGAAAGTTGCCAGGGTTCTCAGGGAAAGGCTCCATGAACTGGGAATATCCAATGTGGAAGTTCTGGAGGGTGATGCCACTAAGATAGATTTTCCCTATTTTAACAAAGTAGTATCCAACTTGCCCTACCAGATTTCATCCCCCATAACCTTCAAGCTCCTTAAATATAACTTTGATTACGCTATTTTAATGTATCAACTGGAATTCGCCCAGAGAATGGTAGCTCAACCTGGGGAATCCAATTATTCCCGTCTGTCGGTAATGATGAACCTGTGCACACACACAGAACTTCTTTTTAAGGTTCCCCAGAATGCTTTCCTACCTCCACCCCGAATTTCCTCGGCTGTGATCAAGTTAGTACCCCAAAAGAACCCTCATGTGGATAAATTCTTTGCCAATACCTGCCGGGCATTGTTCCAACATAAAAAAAAGAAATCAGGAAAGGCATTACTCCAATCATTCCATGAAATATCCAGTTTAGACTTGGACCGAAGTACTATCCGGGATATCATCCTGAAACTGGACCCCAAACTAACTGAGGAACGGGTTTTTAAATTAAAGGAAGAAGAAATTTTAACAATTTCCAGAGAACTTAAAAAGCTAATGGAGGGTTATGATGAAAAAAATGGGTGA
- a CDS encoding Lrp/AsnC family transcriptional regulator, with protein sequence MDEIDSEIIRSLVKNSRITLSQMSKEINVPDATISNRLKKLEETVIKQYTLILDTDATGLKVTAIIIIQTESEKHENVEVELSKLEEVSEVYSVSGEYDILIKVWAHSIEELNKIVTSKIRQVDGVEDLTEMIVMERVKEGVIPPI encoded by the coding sequence ATGGACGAGATAGACTCGGAGATTATTCGTTCCCTGGTCAAGAACTCAAGGATAACCCTCTCCCAAATGTCAAAGGAGATAAACGTACCTGACGCAACCATCTCTAACCGGCTTAAAAAGCTGGAAGAAACTGTGATCAAGCAATACACTCTGATCCTGGACACTGATGCAACTGGCTTAAAGGTCACTGCCATTATTATCATCCAGACAGAGTCAGAAAAACACGAAAACGTGGAAGTAGAACTATCAAAACTGGAAGAGGTTTCTGAAGTTTACAGTGTCTCTGGAGAATATGACATTCTCATTAAAGTATGGGCCCACAGCATTGAAGAGCTCAACAAGATAGTCACAAGTAAAATCCGCCAGGTTGATGGTGTTGAAGATTTAACAGAGATGATTGTAATGGAACGTGTTAAAGAAGGTGTTATCCCTCCGATCTGA
- a CDS encoding HemK2/MTQ2 family protein methyltransferase has product MLDYKGIHYKTHPEVYEPAEDTFLLAENLQVERKHRVLEIGTGTGIVTITVSRQCRTVVATDINPHAIKCATHNIINNKAYNVEVKEGDLFEPVSDEKFDLILFNTPYLPTSEDEQVDDELEAAWDGGKDGRKVIDRFLDELIDHLNHEGRVQLVQSSLSNIDKTIDKLGKMGFSASVTAREKHFFEEIVIITGNLEDSG; this is encoded by the coding sequence ATGTTAGATTACAAGGGAATTCATTATAAAACCCACCCTGAAGTATACGAACCTGCTGAAGATACATTTCTCCTTGCAGAAAACCTTCAGGTGGAAAGAAAGCACAGAGTGCTTGAGATAGGAACCGGGACTGGAATTGTGACAATAACTGTTTCCAGACAATGCAGGACAGTTGTAGCAACTGATATCAATCCCCATGCCATCAAATGTGCCACCCACAATATTATCAACAACAAGGCCTACAACGTGGAAGTTAAAGAAGGAGACCTGTTTGAACCGGTTTCTGATGAGAAATTCGATTTAATATTATTCAATACACCTTACCTTCCCACTTCAGAAGATGAACAGGTTGATGATGAACTGGAAGCTGCTTGGGATGGAGGTAAAGATGGTAGAAAAGTTATAGACCGTTTTTTAGATGAATTAATTGATCATCTTAATCATGAGGGGAGGGTTCAGCTGGTACAGTCATCTCTATCAAATATTGATAAAACAATTGATAAACTGGGAAAAATGGGTTTTAGTGCTTCAGTTACCGCCCGCGAGAAACATTTCTTCGAAGAAATAGTGATAATCACCGGAAACCTGGAAGATTCCGGCTAA
- a CDS encoding 50S ribosomal protein L21e, which yields MTQRSRGFRSKTRYKLKKTLRAGRSNPITKKIQTFQEDDLVHIIIDPSIQKGQPHPRFHGKTGKVAEQRGRAYIVAINDGNKAKKLIIRPEHLKIQE from the coding sequence ATGACTCAGAGATCAAGAGGTTTTAGAAGTAAAACAAGGTACAAACTTAAAAAGACTTTAAGAGCAGGGAGAAGCAATCCCATAACCAAAAAAATACAGACCTTCCAGGAAGACGACCTGGTTCACATAATAATTGACCCCAGCATTCAAAAAGGCCAACCCCACCCACGTTTCCATGGTAAAACCGGTAAAGTGGCTGAACAAAGAGGCAGGGCATACATTGTAGCAATTAACGATGGGAATAAAGCTAAAAAACTGATTATTCGACCTGAACACCTGAAAATACAGGAGTGA
- a CDS encoding tRNA pseudouridine(54/55) synthase Pus10, whose translation MKNVKEQAQKIIDIAQGNICNRCLGRNFYPQVSGNDNQERGAYLKDILGTAEEMPGKGEAMLGKGEAAPEKSEIMPEKGEACYVCGDIFLELEDILERIINTIRDSGVEFETFLVGCRLPPEILEKEKEIQEEIGSNSDNLKKEINRELGKELELRLEKEVDFDNPNLVIMMDFANNRVDLQINPLFIEGRYRKLIRGIPQTRWPCRKCRGKGCERCDFTGKMYPESVEELMAETVLKATEGHESKFHGAGREDIDVRMLGRGRPFVLEIKEPKIRELNLEELTSSINQHCQGKVEVLDLKIVGKDRRSGIKASSTETYKIYRALVELDQETDEEKLNVLNSLNIIKQRTPIRVSHRRADKIRTREVKEIQVKMQDSNHLELVVNCEGGLYIKELISGDEDRTKPSVTSLLGISAKCVELDVLEVNI comes from the coding sequence ATGAAAAATGTTAAAGAACAGGCCCAGAAAATAATTGATATCGCCCAAGGGAACATTTGCAACCGTTGCCTTGGCAGGAATTTTTATCCACAAGTCTCGGGGAATGATAATCAGGAACGAGGCGCTTATCTAAAAGATATTCTTGGCACAGCTGAGGAAATGCCTGGAAAGGGTGAAGCTATGCTTGGAAAAGGGGAAGCTGCACCTGAAAAGAGTGAAATTATGCCTGAAAAGGGTGAAGCCTGCTATGTATGTGGAGACATTTTTCTGGAACTGGAAGATATCCTGGAGAGAATAATCAATACCATCCGTGATTCTGGAGTTGAATTTGAAACATTCCTGGTGGGTTGTCGTCTGCCCCCTGAAATCCTGGAGAAAGAGAAAGAAATACAGGAAGAAATCGGATCTAACAGTGACAATCTCAAAAAAGAGATTAACCGGGAGTTAGGTAAAGAATTAGAACTCCGTCTGGAGAAAGAAGTGGATTTTGATAATCCCAACCTGGTGATTATGATGGACTTTGCCAACAACCGGGTAGATCTTCAAATAAATCCACTTTTCATTGAAGGCAGATACCGAAAACTGATACGGGGCATCCCCCAAACCAGGTGGCCATGCCGAAAATGCAGAGGAAAGGGATGCGAAAGGTGTGATTTCACCGGGAAAATGTACCCGGAATCTGTGGAAGAACTAATGGCAGAAACGGTTTTAAAGGCAACAGAAGGTCATGAATCCAAATTTCACGGTGCAGGCAGGGAAGACATCGATGTAAGAATGCTGGGCAGAGGAAGGCCATTTGTATTGGAGATAAAGGAACCGAAGATCCGTGAATTGAACCTGGAAGAATTAACATCCAGCATAAACCAGCACTGCCAGGGCAAAGTGGAAGTCCTTGACTTAAAAATAGTGGGCAAGGATCGTAGAAGTGGTATTAAAGCATCTTCCACCGAGACCTATAAAATTTACCGTGCACTGGTAGAACTGGACCAGGAAACTGATGAAGAGAAATTGAATGTCTTAAATTCTCTTAATATTATAAAACAACGTACTCCTATTCGAGTTTCACACCGGAGAGCAGATAAAATCCGTACCCGGGAAGTAAAGGAGATTCAAGTTAAAATGCAGGATTCCAATCATCTGGAATTGGTTGTTAATTGTGAAGGGGGATTATATATCAAAGAGCTTATATCAGGGGATGAAGATAGAACAAAGCCCAGTGTGACTTCCCTTTTGGGCATATCTGCCAAGTGTGTAGAGTTAGATGTGTTGGAAGTTAACATTTAA